In Arachis hypogaea cultivar Tifrunner chromosome 17, arahy.Tifrunner.gnm2.J5K5, whole genome shotgun sequence, a single window of DNA contains:
- the LOC140180589 gene encoding uncharacterized protein: protein MARATTYHQFVTGMEAHDNRIATSTEIHGNGVGPSNRSPGIRRDTIATTNSIPQPIAFYEPTINNTTSHANINEIRHHVRTFHNCARNFQENTTVLQTTLPTTKTCTHCNAHLFHHETFDMCCNGGKVSLPKVNAPQELLEIFLDPSVEGNHFRKHIHGYNYVFSFTSCGVHIDEQLATSSHGIYTFRAQGSMYHSIGRFHPDQGAHPRFLQLYIYDTAHELQIRMLDNTQLHESLVLKLQQLLHRYNSFIHVFRQLAQRLDVQECSLVIRERPANQPQYSLPTASQVAAIIVGDDIETMIRPDDHSTVLQVGRLLQQYDVDNYVKMETENVGRRTILPSSFVSSRRDMTQWYEDGMAIVLKEGKPDIFLTMTCNPSWSEKASKLSPTQTPHDRLDLTTRIFRAKFEQLNQDDITKGVLKKVKSYIYVTEFQKRGLSHVHMLLILENNDKLSDLD, encoded by the exons ATGGCCAGAGCTACCACCTATCATCAATTTGTTACAG GAATGGAAGCGCATGACAATAGAATTGCCACAA GTACGGAAATACATGGTAACGGAGTTGGTCCAAGTAATAGATCCCCTG gtATACGTCGAGACACCATTGCTACTACTAATTCAATTCCTCAACCAATTGCTTTTTATGAACCAACTATAAACAATACTACAAGCCATGCAAATATAAATG AAATTAGACACCATGTTCGAACATTCCACAATTGTGCTCGAAATTTTCAAGAGAATACAACAGTGCTTCAAACTACACTACCTACTACAAAGACATGTACACACTGTAATGCACATCTGTTTCACCATGAAACATTTGACATGTGTTGCAATGGAGGAAAAGTATCTTTGCCCAAAGTAAATGCtcctcaagaattacttgaaatcTTCTTAGACCCTTCTGTAGAAGGAAACCATTTCAGGAAACACATTCatggttacaattatgtttttTCATTCACTTCGTGCGGTGTACACATAGACGAACAATTAGCTACATCAAGTCATGGTATATATACATTCCGTGCTCAAGGATCAATGTACCATAGTATAGGAAGATTTCATCCGGATCAAGGGGCGCACCCACGCTTTTTGCAATTGTATATATACGATACTGCGCATGAGTTACAAATTAGGATGCTAGACAACACACAACTGCATGAAAGTTTGGTTTTGAAGCTGCAACAATTGTTGCACCGATATAATTCTTTTATACATGTATTCCGCCAGCTTGCACAACGACTAGATGTGCAAGAGTGTAGTTTGGTGATTAGAGAGCGACCTGCTAATCAACCACAATACAGTCTCCCAACTGCTTCACAAGTAGCAGCCATAATAGTCGGTGATGACATTGAAACAATG ATCCGCCCCGATGATCACTCAACAGTTTTGCAAGTGGGGCGACTTCTTCAACAATATGATGTTGACAACTATGTGAAAATGGAAACAG AAAATGTTGGCAGAAGAACAATATTACCATCGTCGTTCGTGAGCAGTCGTCGAGACATGACTCAATGGTACGAGGATGGAATGGCTATTGTTCTTAAAGAAGGCAAACCAGATATTTTTCTAACTATGACATGCAATCCATCATGGTCAGAAAAAGCTTCGAAACTCAGTCCTACTCAAACTCCACATGATCGTCTGGATTTAACAACTAGGATTTTCAGAGCCAAGTTCGAACAATTAAATCAGGATGATATTACCAAAGGTGTATTGAAAAAGGTGAAAAGTTATATTTATGTCACCGAGTTTCAAAAAAGAGGATTGTCACACGTACATATGT